The proteins below are encoded in one region of Triticum aestivum cultivar Chinese Spring chromosome 1B, IWGSC CS RefSeq v2.1, whole genome shotgun sequence:
- the LOC123087860 gene encoding auxin-responsive protein IAA8 isoform X2 yields the protein MECKAAREPSSSAPSSSMDSCGAGGPRATVSTASSFYRPAIDRGLSTDLHLGLSLRSCSSSFHAADGVSASTPRSALTTTAGPAYETGGGGGSHGQQLLFVKVYMEGVPIGRKLDLLLLDGYDDLLAILGRMFKASIIHPDTIGRDHRVVLGEKQARHVVTYQDQEGDWLMAGDLPWALFLASVKKLKIARVDSSISD from the exons ATGGAGTGCAAGGCGGCGAGGGAGCCGTCCTCGTCCGCCCCCTCTTCTTCCATGGACAGCTGTGGCGccggcgggccgcgggcgacggTCTCCACGGCGTCGTCCTTCTACCGGCCGGCGATCGACAGGGGCCTAAGCACGGACCTTCACCTCGGGCTCAGCCTGCGGTCGTGCTCCTCCTCCTTCCACGCAGCTGACGGCGTCTCCGCTTCCACTCCAAG GAGCGCCCTGACAACAACGGCGGGTCCGGCGTATgagacaggcggcggcggcggcagccatgGGCAGCAGTTGCTGTTTGTGAAGGTGTACATGGAGGGCGTCCCCATCGGCCGGAagctggatctgctgctgctggaCGGCTACGACGACCTCCTCGCTATCCTAGGCCGCATGTTCAAGGCCTCCATCATAC ATCCGGATACTATCGGCCGTGATCACCGAGTGGTTCTTGGGGAGAAGCAGGCTCGCCATGTTGTCACTTATCAAGACCAGGAGGGGGACTGGTTGATGGCCGGCGACCTGCCGTGGGC GCTATTCCTGGCGAGTGTGAAGAAATTGAAGATTGCAAGGGTGGATAGTAGCATCTCGGATTGA
- the LOC123087860 gene encoding auxin-responsive protein IAA4 isoform X1, with the protein MECKAAREPSSSAPSSSMDSCGAGGPRATVSTASSFYRPAIDRGLSTDLHLGLSLRSCSSSFHAADGVSASTPRSLQARDFISEIKLLVHHFASVDLWLSAHKPTHPTCRLLRSALTTTAGPAYETGGGGGSHGQQLLFVKVYMEGVPIGRKLDLLLLDGYDDLLAILGRMFKASIIHPDTIGRDHRVVLGEKQARHVVTYQDQEGDWLMAGDLPWALFLASVKKLKIARVDSSISD; encoded by the exons ATGGAGTGCAAGGCGGCGAGGGAGCCGTCCTCGTCCGCCCCCTCTTCTTCCATGGACAGCTGTGGCGccggcgggccgcgggcgacggTCTCCACGGCGTCGTCCTTCTACCGGCCGGCGATCGACAGGGGCCTAAGCACGGACCTTCACCTCGGGCTCAGCCTGCGGTCGTGCTCCTCCTCCTTCCACGCAGCTGACGGCGTCTCCGCTTCCACTCCAAGGTCTCTGCAGGCTCGTGATTTTATCTCAGAAATTAAACTTCTTGTTCATCATTTTGCATCGGTCGATCTCTGGCTCTCTGCACATAAACCGACGCATCCAACCTGCCGTCTTCTTAGGAGCGCCCTGACAACAACGGCGGGTCCGGCGTATgagacaggcggcggcggcggcagccatgGGCAGCAGTTGCTGTTTGTGAAGGTGTACATGGAGGGCGTCCCCATCGGCCGGAagctggatctgctgctgctggaCGGCTACGACGACCTCCTCGCTATCCTAGGCCGCATGTTCAAGGCCTCCATCATAC ATCCGGATACTATCGGCCGTGATCACCGAGTGGTTCTTGGGGAGAAGCAGGCTCGCCATGTTGTCACTTATCAAGACCAGGAGGGGGACTGGTTGATGGCCGGCGACCTGCCGTGGGC GCTATTCCTGGCGAGTGTGAAGAAATTGAAGATTGCAAGGGTGGATAGTAGCATCTCGGATTGA